ACAGCTCGCCGAACGCTGCCAAGCTGCCGGCGTACGCCTGCATCAACGCCTAACCGACAGCGATGGCCCGCTCGATCCGGCCGAAGTCAGCGCCTGCCTGAAAGCGGGCAGCAGCGTCTGGTTCTGCGGCCCGGATGCCTGGGGCGCTGCCCTGGCCCGGACGCTGACTGCAAGCGGCCTGCCCGCCACCGCCTTCCATCGTGAAATGTTCGAATTCCGCTAACTGTCGGAGGCAAAACTCGGGAAGTGCTCAGCCTGACAATTGCCGACAGCCAAATTGTCATGATTTACTTGTCCTAAGGGACTCATGCTTCCCTGCCAGGAAAACGCACCTATACTGGTGCCACATTTGTCATGCACAGTCCAAGTGGCAACTCTCAAAATGCTCCAAAGCCCCTCTACCCGCTCCCTTGCTCCCCGACACTCTTCTCCTGAGAAAACGGCAGAGTCATCCGAAAATCGGCCAGACAATACTGACTCACGCAACATTACGCTCGACATAATCCGGCACGCAAAAAGTCGTCCCGAATCGCCCGCATTACTTATGGCACACAGGGATATCAGCTACCGCGAACTCGATAACCTAACCTGGAAATTCGCTCACTTCCTGCACGAACAAGGAGTGCGCCCCGGACACATTATCGGCCTGACCCTGACTGAGGAATTTACCCTCGTACTCTGCATTCTGGCGGTTACCCGCCTGGGGGCCACAGTATTCTCGATCCCTCGCAGCACCCAACCTGTCCAGCGCATTGCAATAGCCAGAAAAGCCCGCATTTACTGTCTTGCCGGCGACCAAGTGATTCATGCCATTCCCGGCACCCGCTTTCTGGAGATTAATCAACAAGCCTTGATCTCCAGCCCGATGCATATTGACCTGTCGATTATGGAAAAAGCCCCCCGTAGCCCCTGGCTGCTGATCAGCGGCTCGGGCACGACTGGAGAGCCAAAACTGATTCCCGTCACCCATGCTCAAGCAGCGGCCCGGGCAACCCGAGCCAACGAAAAGCTACAAATTACCGCTGCCGACCGCATTGCCCCGCTCAGCCACTTCGACTTCTCCCATGCCAAGTTTCGCCTGCATGAAGCTCTGGCTGCCGGCGCATCGTGCGCTTTGAACATATGGGATACACCCGACCCGATCGGGGCCTGTATCAGGTTTTCACTCAGTGCCGTATTCGCTACTGTATTCCACGCCGAAAAAATGCTGCAGATGCTAGCCCCCAACGCTGCGAATGCGCTCACCGGAGTCAGGGTCTTTGAAGTTACCTCATCCACAGTAACCGAGGATCTGCGCCGACGTCTCAAATGCTCTCTTACACCAAATGTCCATGTCCGCTACGGCATTAACGAAGCCGGTCCGGTTGCAATTGCCTCTCCTGATGAAATCAACCATATCTCTGGAACGATAGGACGTGCCCTGAGAGGAACACAGGTAGAAATCATTGACCGCAACGGGCAAGTGTTGCCAGCAGAAACAATCGGTCTGATCCGGATCAGCAGCCCCGGAGTGGTCGAGGGATACTTGCACGATGATAAAGCTACGCAGCGAAGCTTCATTAAAAAATGGTTCTTGCCCGGCGATCTTGGCAAGCTTACCGCCGATGGTCACCTGATTTTCTACGGCCGGGCCGATCACATGATGATCATGAACGGCATCAACATCTATCCTGCTGAAATAGAACAAGTTCTGACCGCCCATCCAGACGTGACGGATTGCGCTGTTGTACCGGCAAGACATCCGGTTCATCAGGATCTGCCGATCGCGGCGGTAACTCTGAGTTCCACCGCAAACAG
The DNA window shown above is from Quatrionicoccus australiensis and carries:
- a CDS encoding class I adenylate-forming enzyme family protein translates to MLQSPSTRSLAPRHSSPEKTAESSENRPDNTDSRNITLDIIRHAKSRPESPALLMAHRDISYRELDNLTWKFAHFLHEQGVRPGHIIGLTLTEEFTLVLCILAVTRLGATVFSIPRSTQPVQRIAIARKARIYCLAGDQVIHAIPGTRFLEINQQALISSPMHIDLSIMEKAPRSPWLLISGSGTTGEPKLIPVTHAQAAARATRANEKLQITAADRIAPLSHFDFSHAKFRLHEALAAGASCALNIWDTPDPIGACIRFSLSAVFATVFHAEKMLQMLAPNAANALTGVRVFEVTSSTVTEDLRRRLKCSLTPNVHVRYGINEAGPVAIASPDEINHISGTIGRALRGTQVEIIDRNGQVLPAETIGLIRISSPGVVEGYLHDDKATQRSFIKKWFLPGDLGKLTADGHLIFYGRADHMMIMNGINIYPAEIEQVLTAHPDVTDCAVVPARHPVHQDLPIAAVTLSSTANSSESALLAYACEQLGSHAPWRVIICDQIPRNNEGKLIRSEMNGLLAERLGISRAEKKMTTDTYPALSRNTTQP